The following coding sequences are from one Mastacembelus armatus unplaced genomic scaffold, fMasArm1.2, whole genome shotgun sequence window:
- the LOC113140233 gene encoding LOW QUALITY PROTEIN: Hermansky-Pudlak syndrome 3 protein-like (The sequence of the model RefSeq protein was modified relative to this genomic sequence to represent the inferred CDS: inserted 1 base in 1 codon), whose amino-acid sequence MKPPRNTGKGGEFRDLSATKQRESSSNPRQNMVHVYNCHPFASQQIVQVEQEPGLVCCGGGALFVVAAGGCKVEAYNLEQEGCPLICRFATMGTVRSIQHSKIGDYLVTIEEKNSATYLRAYTNWRYQEEEKSRVGVRLLGHLLRGASVRSAAQMEIIEIPLSDRPVAVACCSMTGDLLVGCENTLVLFTLRRQNQQNLQNLSQQNSSWPNTQQNGGQNQGQTSGSNQNFSILDFERSVILHLPKIMPKQVALCGGYVAVQAELEVLVLKLDASSEPKTLEESPDTNKSADYVEDQTDFLLIPRHQELLGDRAKDCDIPVSIEKTGLEDRGQYTLSYVLFRRFTPEFFQGCSVEETQLHSLQLHPLFTSNQTVSLEEPACVFCFFSLPTAGYLYSLKGGVELLSAYEYPEKVLQAVLTDHLLHVITKSALQCYTVRXAALAARIEDPYIDTTMKACPPCSLEVCALRMQLFIGLRSVYVYGRHVVLLSMADTETPEEIERNTQRRGLELKDHTMLTGIFLAVGIDPATVPALESFLSRPFLTRKWTVSSPKETSAAGHGWNLYVVDTVPPLTLYQEMVEYSQRYAETNPQGQNLRHLLSEAHLLLRASILQTSEQQQSSEVDSTESVQTGGGRQELEEALRQNCAQLGDSFSRGNQKDCHLALPYYRMSGLSVTEVISRNRPHPSRPLSYGPGFLFYLKHYLLEETEQSVSQETADEVIDIFSQSEPSELVSVCASPSMVNVSPARTLQILQHLEDMTGVSVLLTITMATMMLRMDNLPQYTQLMERHAEMLLVYGFIEQPRLLLHGGGGSQDTHIHPTALTRQLAKSQHGLLVAAMVALHENSKVQLEQADHIFRELDCENCLQVDFWEAMLMASSQEAVIQELLFRLASVYIDRLTTTNSDTHFYPPHTPSKRKSLKTADDLINSCSHYGALYPWLTVLSPAHTTSSQHQEALHKLQSLLCGPSLSVGFVMPLLERLSEETLWGFSLHLLCCTRRGHYDSSIEKLLDRCPQVIIAYANHQLQGKNMALWWQKLLPELCNRTRADSNNSVLLAALKETLVVVAMETTPAEFLELIPDDGTASYFLPHLLTCSQRHLQA is encoded by the exons ATGAAGCCTCCAAGAAACACTGGTAAAGGGGGGGAGTTCAGAGATTTGTCAGccacaaaacaaagagaaagcagCAGTAACCCCCGGCAAAACATGGTGCACGTCTACAACTGCCATCCTTTCGCCTCACAGCAGATAGTACAG GTGGAGCAGGAGCCTGGCCTGGTCTGCTGTGGAGGTGGAGCTCTGTTTGTCGTGGCTGCTGGAGGATGCAAG GTGGAGGCCTACAATCTGGAGCAGGAGGGCTGCCCTCTAATCTGTCGCTTTGCCACCATGGGCACTGTGAGGAGCATCCAACACAGCAAGATCG GAGATTATCTGGTGACAATTGAGGAAAAGAACAGTGCCACCTACTTGCGGGCTTATACCAACTGGCGCTACCAG GAGGAGGAGAAGTCCCGTGTTGGGGTACGTTTGTTAGGTCACCTGCTGCGTGGGGCGTCTGTGCGCAGTGCAGCACAGATGGAAATCATTGAGATCCCTCTGTCAGATCGTCCTGTTGCTGTGGCGTGTTGCTCAATGACAGGGGACCTTCTGGTTGGCTGCGAGAACACTCTGGTTTTGTTTACTCTGAGGAGACAAAACCAGCAGAACCTG CAGAATCTGAGTCAGCAGAACAGCTCCTGGCCCAACACCCAGCAAAACGGTGGTCAAAATCAAG GTCAAACCTCAGGTTCAAACCAGAATTTTTCCATCCTGGATTTTGAACGTTCTGTCATCCTGCATCTTCCAAAAATTATGCCTAAACAG GTGGCGCTGTGTGGAGGATATGTGGCAGtgcaggctgagctggaggTGCTGGTATTAAAACTGGATGCTTCCTCTGAACCTAAAACCCTTGAAGAATCGCCAGACACAAATAAAAGTG CAGATTATGTTGAAGACCAGACCGACTTTCTGCTCATTCCAAGACATCAGGAGTTGCTAGGTGATCGAGCTAAAGACTGTGACATCCCTGTCAGCATTGAAAAGACAGGGctggaggacagaggacagtATACGCTGTCATATGTtcttttcag GCGTTTCACTCCAGAGTTCTTTCAGGGCTGCAGTGTGGAGGAGACCCAGCTCCACTCCCTACAGCTCCACCCGCTGTTCACCA GTAACCAAACGGTGTCTCTGGAAGAACCAGCATGTGTGTTCTGCTTCTTCTCCCTGCCCACTGCTGGCTACCTGTACAGTCTGAAGGGTGGAGTCGAGCTGCTCTCAGCCTATGAGTATCCAGAGAAGGTCCTGCAGGCGGTGCTTACAGACCACCTGTTGCACGTCATAACCAA GAGTGCATTGCAGTGTTACACAGTGC TTGCAGCATTAGCAGCCAGGATCGAAGACCCCTACATCGATACGACCATGAAG GCCTGTCCACCATGCAGCCTTGAAGTGTGTGCACTCAGGATGCAGCTGTTCATCGGTCTGCGGTCAGTGTACGTCTATGGCCGCCATGTTGTCCTCCTCTCAATGGCCGACACGGAGACGCCAGAGGAGATAGAACGCAACACACAGCGCAGAGGCCT cGAGTTGAAAGATCACACCATGTTGACTGGTATTTTCCTGGCGGTGGGAATCGATCCCGCAACTGTGCCGGCTCTGGAGAGCTTTCTGTCACGTCCTTTCCT CACCAGAAAGTGGACAGTCTCTTCTCCCAAAGAAACCAGTGCAGCAGGACATGGATGGAACCTGTATGTGGTCGACACCGTCCCCCCTCTCACACTCTACCAGGAGATG gTTGAGTACAGTCAGCGGTACGCAGAGACCAACCCACAGGGTCAAAACCTGCGACACCTCCTCAGTGAAGCTCACCTCCTCCTTCGTGCCTCTATACTCCAAacatcagagcagcagcagagcagtgagGTGGACTCCACAGAGTCAGTGCAGACGGGGGGAGGCAGACAAGAACTGGAGGAAGCTCTCAGGCAGAACTGTGCACAGCTGGGAGATAGTTTCAgcag GGGCAACCAGAAGGACTGCCACCTGGCTTTGCCGTACTATAGGATGTCTGGTCTGTCAGTCACAGAGGTGATTTCCAGGAACCGCCCACATCCCAGCAGACCCCTCTCCTATGGCCCAGGCTTTCTATTCTACTTGAAACATTATCTGTTAgaagaaacagagcagagcgTCAGTCAG GAAACGGCTGATGAGGTCATAGAtattttcagccaatcagagcccTCAGagcttgtcagtgtgtgtgccagCCCGTCCATGGTGAATGTTAGTCCTGCACGAACTTTGCAAATTTTACAACATCTGGAGGACATGACTGGTGTGTCAGTTCTTCTAACgatcaccatggcaacaatgATGCTGCGTATGGACAACTTGCCACAATATACACAGCTGATGGAGAGACACGCTGAG ATGCTGCTGGTGTATGGGTTCATAGAGCAGCCGAGGCTGCTGCTTCAtggtggaggtggaagccaggacacacacatccatcccACAGCGTTGACTCGGCAGCTGGCGAAGTCCCAGCATGGACTACTGGTGGCTGCCATGGTGGCTCTGCATGAGAATAGCAAAGTTCAGCTTGAACAGGCTGATCACATATTCAGG gAGCTGGACTGTGAGAATTGCTTACAGGTTGATTTCTGGGAGGCGATGCTTATGGCCTCTTCACAGGAAGCTGTCATCCAGGAACTTCTGTTTCGATTAGCATCAGTCTACATCGACCGGCTGACAACCACAAACTCAGATACACACTTCTACCCACCACACACTCCTTCAAAGCGGAAGTCACTGAAGACCGCTGACGACCTG atCAACTCGTGCTCCCACTATGGTGCTCTGTACCCGTGGCTCACTGTTCTCAGTCCAGCTCACACTACCAGCTCTCAACACCAGGAGGCGTTACACAAGCTGCAG TCTCTCCTGTGTGGTCCATCTCTGTCTGTGGGCTTCGTCATGCCTCTGCTGGAGCGACTGTCCGAGGAAACATTATGGGGCTTCAGCCTGCACCTCCTCTGTTGCACCAGAAGGGGACACTATGACAGCAGCATTGAAAAGCTGCTGGACCGATGTCCCCAGGTCATCATAGCCTACGCCAATCATCAGTTACAAGGCAAAAATATG GCATTATGGTGGCAGAAGCTGCTCCCAGAGCTTTGTAACCGAACAAGAGCAGACTCCAATAACAGCGTCCTACTGGCTGCTCTTAAAG AGACACTGGTCgtggttgccatggaaaccacCCCTGCAGAGTTCTTGGAGCTAATACCTGATGACGGCACAGCCTCGTATTTCCTGCCTCACCTGTTGACATGTAGCCAGAGACACCTGCAGGCCTGA